The following proteins are encoded in a genomic region of Blastocatellia bacterium:
- a CDS encoding VWA domain-containing protein: protein MRHHQPLSLLFVASLLSTVSTVAGGWQSGRNLPTRAVESLIEIRPGTTVRIENPLGSLRVDIWSENRILWSAEKGGMGRASESSQVSLRRDGDRVTILVRSQPMSRLDLLVKVPQHARLELKTEAGAIELSGEPEALTAETTHGAITLKLPAHYGADLTLMTTMGTIQSELPVVVYGAFDAHVIRGRLGRGGAPVSVRTTSGTIRLVALPPALDQPSVIASADRVPLLPSAEPRVVTAPVLAKHPSEGRGERSIDEPLDRPEEAARDRRSPLRDDGAITLEAPLVNVNVSVTDPSGRAITDLTKEDFTIYEDGVPQAITHFSSVEAPFDLVLLLDTSGSTESKITVMKRAAQRFVDLIGPEDRMAVFTFTRRLWLIAPFTRQRFVLKESIERISGGGGTAFYEALWQTLDVLNQQSSRRRAIVVMTDGVDNSIGQPEWYPSRYTFEELLRRVEESDVIIYPIYLDTEEEMVHRKRRESPRSYAIARGQLAQLAEHTGGTLYRAATVHDLAGIYERVASELRTIYSLAYSPATAARDGRWHALRVEVRRPNAKIKSRRGYYAR, encoded by the coding sequence ATGAGGCATCATCAGCCGCTGTCGCTTCTTTTCGTCGCGTCCCTTCTCAGCACGGTGTCCACTGTGGCGGGAGGATGGCAGTCGGGGAGAAATCTCCCGACGCGCGCGGTCGAGTCCCTCATCGAGATCCGTCCGGGGACGACTGTGAGAATCGAAAATCCCCTGGGCTCTCTCCGGGTTGACATCTGGTCGGAAAACCGCATCCTGTGGAGTGCCGAGAAGGGGGGAATGGGCCGGGCGAGTGAGTCATCCCAAGTTTCTCTCCGCCGTGATGGAGATCGCGTGACGATTCTCGTTCGGTCGCAGCCGATGTCTCGTCTGGATCTGCTGGTGAAGGTTCCGCAACACGCCCGGCTGGAGCTGAAAACGGAAGCGGGGGCCATTGAACTTTCCGGTGAACCAGAGGCCCTGACCGCTGAGACCACTCATGGAGCGATCACTTTGAAACTGCCGGCTCATTACGGCGCCGATCTCACCCTGATGACGACGATGGGGACGATTCAGTCCGAGCTGCCGGTCGTCGTGTACGGGGCATTTGACGCACATGTCATTCGGGGGCGGCTGGGGCGCGGAGGGGCTCCCGTGAGTGTTCGGACGACGAGCGGGACGATACGTCTCGTGGCTCTTCCTCCGGCGCTCGATCAGCCGTCGGTTATTGCTTCTGCCGATCGCGTCCCCCTCCTGCCGTCGGCCGAGCCCCGCGTGGTCACGGCTCCCGTTCTGGCGAAGCATCCTTCAGAGGGTCGGGGAGAAAGATCCATTGATGAACCTCTCGACCGCCCGGAGGAGGCAGCTCGCGACCGGCGGTCACCGTTGCGGGATGATGGAGCCATCACGCTGGAGGCTCCCCTGGTCAACGTCAATGTGAGCGTGACCGATCCGTCCGGGCGAGCGATCACCGATTTGACGAAAGAAGACTTCACCATCTACGAGGATGGCGTCCCCCAAGCGATCACGCACTTTTCATCGGTCGAAGCGCCGTTTGACCTCGTGCTTCTCCTGGACACCAGCGGGAGCACCGAGAGCAAGATCACGGTCATGAAGCGGGCCGCCCAGCGATTCGTTGATTTGATCGGCCCGGAAGATCGGATGGCCGTCTTCACCTTCACCCGGAGGTTGTGGCTCATCGCTCCCTTCACCCGCCAGCGATTCGTCCTCAAAGAGAGCATCGAGCGGATCAGCGGCGGAGGAGGAACGGCTTTCTACGAGGCATTGTGGCAGACGCTCGATGTGCTGAACCAGCAGTCGAGTCGGCGGCGGGCCATCGTCGTCATGACCGATGGGGTGGATAATTCGATCGGCCAACCCGAATGGTATCCGTCCCGGTACACGTTTGAGGAATTGTTGCGCCGGGTGGAAGAATCCGACGTGATCATTTATCCCATCTATCTCGATACCGAGGAGGAGATGGTCCATCGGAAGCGACGGGAATCCCCACGGAGTTATGCGATTGCCCGAGGGCAACTGGCGCAATTGGCCGAGCACACGGGAGGGACGTTATATCGGGCGGCGACGGTCCATGATCTGGCGGGCATTTATGAACGGGTGGCGAGCGAATTGCGCACGATCTACAGTCTGGCCTATAGTCCCGCAACAGCGGCGCGCGACGGGCGCTGGCACGCGCTTCGGGTCGAGGTCCGTCGTCCCAACGCAAAGATCAAATCGCGGCGGGGTTACTATGCCCGATGA
- a CDS encoding inosine/xanthosine triphosphatase has protein sequence MTEKIRVALASTRLAKREAVEQALERMIRAGIVPWRSFEIIPRAVMTAAPAMPLTDDDLLHGARQRVERLIELFTAQGSSADFYVGLEGGFHRQAVQGQPLTFLRSWAYVSDGERGFFGCGPSILVPEALAETVISTGEELGDIIDHIARQSDVRSQQGTWGVLSRNLVTRSETFALALIAAFAPFYNPHLYERERHRA, from the coding sequence ATGACGGAGAAGATTCGCGTCGCTCTGGCCTCCACGCGCCTGGCCAAACGCGAGGCCGTCGAGCAGGCGCTGGAGAGGATGATTCGCGCGGGGATCGTTCCCTGGCGTTCGTTTGAGATCATTCCTCGTGCAGTGATGACTGCCGCGCCGGCCATGCCGCTCACCGACGATGATCTCCTGCATGGTGCACGACAGCGCGTCGAACGCCTGATCGAACTCTTCACCGCTCAGGGATCATCGGCGGATTTTTACGTGGGACTGGAGGGTGGCTTTCACCGCCAGGCCGTCCAGGGGCAGCCGCTCACCTTTCTCCGAAGCTGGGCCTACGTGAGCGATGGTGAGCGCGGATTCTTCGGCTGCGGACCGAGCATCCTGGTGCCGGAGGCTCTGGCCGAAACGGTAATCAGCACCGGAGAGGAACTCGGTGACATCATTGACCACATTGCCCGCCAATCCGATGTGCGCAGTCAGCAAGGGACCTGGGGCGTGCTCAGTCGGAATCTCGTGACCCGAAGCGAGACATTTGCCCTGGCTCTCATCGCCGCCTTCGCTCCGTTTTACAATCCCCACCTTTACGAACGGGAACGTCATCGGGCATAG
- a CDS encoding MraY family glycosyltransferase: MKTYAALFILATVLSYMLTPLVRRWATGWGVLDYPDALRRIHSRPIPRLGGLAIYASLLLTLAVVLLLDNLVAAQFKAHLGTVIKMMAAATLILLLGIYDDLRGANARIKFTVQIAAAVLLYLSGFQITRLWNPLGGTWDLGPALSLPLTVLWVVGITNAFNLIDGLDGLSAGAALFATMTLCIAALFHHQVVVVVISIALAGAILGFLRYNFSPATIFLGDSGSLFLGFLLAALSVEGSQKSTTAIAVAIPLVSFGLPIVDTLWAITRRGIGKRPLFHGDLEHIHHMMLKRGLSRRQVLIILYGVCAVLALVSLLFLNPQGKLTGLALFLIGVSVFAGIQHLGYHEFNEMMYTVGKIFRHHRVMANNVHLRRAVAELESAETHSDLFRALASLAATEEFDALTVTTPSGTILWSWQREDVPTVSAREDQAAVREEPLPSSLLIPGDYPHTATSKENPLHLWRLHVPLSGTNGRPLGEVTFARAMSRGPLEIDIHHLCTLFRHRLSQALERVDQAPVHR; encoded by the coding sequence ATGAAGACATACGCCGCACTTTTCATCCTGGCAACCGTGCTCTCCTATATGCTGACGCCGCTCGTCCGGCGGTGGGCTACGGGCTGGGGAGTCCTTGACTATCCCGATGCGCTTCGACGGATTCACTCGCGGCCGATCCCGCGACTGGGCGGACTGGCGATTTACGCTTCGCTTCTGCTCACCCTGGCGGTGGTGCTGCTGCTGGACAATCTGGTCGCCGCTCAGTTCAAAGCGCATCTCGGCACGGTTATTAAGATGATGGCCGCGGCGACGCTCATTTTGCTGCTGGGCATCTACGATGATCTTCGCGGAGCGAATGCCCGAATCAAGTTCACGGTGCAGATTGCCGCGGCGGTTCTGCTCTACCTCTCCGGCTTTCAGATTACGCGGCTGTGGAATCCGCTGGGAGGGACCTGGGACCTCGGCCCCGCCCTGTCGCTCCCGCTCACGGTTCTGTGGGTGGTGGGAATCACCAACGCCTTCAACCTGATTGATGGACTGGACGGGCTGTCGGCGGGAGCTGCCCTGTTCGCGACGATGACGTTGTGCATCGCCGCTCTTTTCCATCACCAGGTGGTCGTCGTGGTCATCTCCATTGCTCTGGCGGGGGCGATTCTCGGTTTCCTGCGCTACAACTTCTCTCCGGCGACGATCTTTCTTGGAGATTCGGGGAGCCTCTTCCTCGGATTTCTTCTGGCAGCCCTGTCGGTGGAAGGGTCGCAGAAGAGCACGACGGCCATCGCCGTGGCCATTCCGCTCGTCTCCTTTGGGCTGCCCATTGTGGACACGCTGTGGGCGATCACCCGACGCGGCATCGGTAAGAGACCGCTCTTTCACGGTGACCTCGAGCACATCCACCACATGATGCTCAAACGCGGGCTCTCGCGTCGCCAGGTCCTCATCATCCTCTACGGCGTATGCGCTGTACTGGCGCTGGTGAGTCTTCTCTTTTTGAACCCTCAGGGGAAACTCACCGGCCTGGCTTTGTTTCTCATCGGCGTGAGCGTCTTCGCCGGAATTCAACACCTCGGCTACCACGAGTTCAACGAGATGATGTACACGGTGGGCAAAATTTTCCGCCATCATCGCGTGATGGCCAACAACGTGCATTTGCGTCGCGCCGTTGCTGAGCTGGAATCCGCCGAAACGCACAGCGATCTTTTCCGGGCGCTGGCGTCGCTCGCGGCAACCGAGGAGTTTGACGCCCTGACCGTGACGACACCTTCGGGAACCATCCTGTGGTCATGGCAGCGAGAGGATGTCCCGACCGTTTCCGCCAGAGAAGATCAAGCGGCAGTCCGAGAGGAACCTCTCCCCTCATCCCTGCTCATACCGGGAGATTACCCGCACACGGCGACGAGCAAGGAGAATCCGCTTCACCTCTGGCGATTGCACGTCCCGCTGTCGGGGACAAACGGTCGTCCCCTGGGCGAAGTGACATTTGCCCGGGCGATGTCCCGTGGTCCGTTGGAGATTGACATTCACCACCTCTGCACCCTTTTCCGCCATCGGTTGAGTCAAGCCCTGGAGCGCGTGGACCAGGCACCGGTTCACCGCTGA
- a CDS encoding amidohydrolase produces the protein MKTLFRRLGAVTMAIVLATLVRAQSDPVETYKREALTLIDGMRKQTQVMVDMIFSFAELGFQEFETSNYVTGILEKEGFRVERGVAGIPTAWVATWGSGKPVIGFIADIDGIPGSSQKPGVAYHDPLIEGGPGHGEGHNAGQAVIVTAAAAVKRIMEKYRLPGTLKLYPGVAEELLGSKNYYVRAGLFKDVDIVLGAHISDGFSTSYGQANTGLVSTQFTFRGQTAHSAGAPWRGRSALDAVELMDIAWNFRREHLRLQQRSHYVIVEGGDQPNVVPDRATVWYYFRETDYPRIKQLHELGQKIARAAAMMTDTEVSERVLAATWPTHFNKVVAETLQKNIERVGMPAWSEEDQTLARALQKEIGAEVTGLRTQVGRLEPRGDTMGGGSDDIGEISWNVPTVYLRYPGNIPGLPGHNWANAVSMATPIAHKGATAGAKALALTALDFLTQPALVKAAWDYFHEQTKDIKWVSLIPEGTPPPIHLNKEKMEKFRPQLQKLRFDPSRYDTYLEQLGIRYPTVRSSGN, from the coding sequence ATGAAGACACTTTTTCGCAGACTCGGTGCTGTGACGATGGCCATTGTGCTCGCCACGCTTGTGCGGGCGCAATCCGATCCCGTCGAGACGTACAAACGCGAAGCCCTGACGTTGATTGATGGCATGAGGAAACAAACGCAGGTCATGGTGGACATGATTTTCAGCTTTGCCGAACTGGGTTTTCAGGAGTTCGAGACCTCGAACTACGTGACGGGAATTCTGGAGAAAGAGGGATTCCGGGTCGAACGCGGCGTCGCGGGAATCCCCACCGCCTGGGTGGCCACCTGGGGGAGCGGCAAACCCGTCATCGGATTCATCGCCGACATTGACGGCATTCCCGGCAGCTCGCAAAAGCCCGGCGTGGCCTATCATGATCCGCTCATCGAAGGCGGGCCGGGGCACGGCGAAGGCCATAATGCGGGACAGGCCGTGATCGTGACGGCAGCGGCGGCCGTCAAGCGGATCATGGAGAAATACCGTCTGCCGGGAACGCTCAAGCTCTATCCCGGCGTGGCCGAAGAGTTGCTCGGTAGCAAAAACTATTACGTGCGTGCGGGCCTCTTCAAAGATGTGGATATCGTTCTCGGCGCTCACATCAGCGACGGATTCAGCACGTCCTACGGTCAAGCCAACACCGGCCTGGTCTCCACGCAATTCACCTTCCGCGGTCAGACGGCTCACAGTGCCGGCGCTCCCTGGCGCGGTCGGAGTGCGCTGGATGCCGTTGAACTCATGGATATCGCCTGGAACTTTCGCCGGGAACATCTGCGATTGCAACAGCGCTCCCATTACGTGATTGTCGAAGGCGGCGATCAGCCCAATGTCGTTCCCGATCGAGCGACCGTCTGGTATTACTTCCGCGAGACGGATTATCCCCGCATCAAGCAGTTGCACGAACTCGGTCAGAAAATTGCGCGGGCGGCGGCGATGATGACCGACACCGAGGTGAGCGAACGCGTTCTCGCCGCCACCTGGCCCACTCACTTCAACAAGGTCGTCGCCGAAACGCTGCAAAAGAATATCGAGCGAGTGGGAATGCCCGCCTGGAGCGAGGAGGATCAAACGCTGGCGCGGGCGCTTCAAAAAGAGATCGGCGCGGAAGTCACCGGGTTGAGAACTCAGGTGGGGAGGCTGGAACCGCGAGGCGATACGATGGGCGGCGGATCGGACGACATCGGCGAGATCTCCTGGAATGTGCCGACGGTCTACCTGCGCTATCCGGGGAACATTCCCGGCTTGCCCGGTCACAACTGGGCGAATGCCGTCAGCATGGCCACGCCAATTGCCCATAAGGGAGCAACAGCCGGAGCCAAGGCCCTCGCGCTCACGGCGCTCGATTTCCTCACCCAACCGGCGTTGGTGAAGGCGGCCTGGGATTACTTCCACGAGCAAACGAAGGACATCAAGTGGGTCTCGCTCATTCCCGAGGGAACGCCTCCACCCATCCACCTGAACAAGGAGAAAATGGAGAAGTTTCGCCCGCAGTTGCAGAAGCTTCGTTTTGATCCGTCGCGCTACGATACCTACCTGGAGCAATTGGGAATTCGGTATCCCACCGTGCGATCCTCCGGCAACTGA